The Pseudobacteroides sp. genome has a window encoding:
- a CDS encoding RluA family pseudouridine synthase codes for MRSITVSGKYINKKLEYVIRNEFPNMPASAMFKAFRKKDIRVNGVRVKEDYLVNPGYKIDIYIPDNILDGKPVSKDTSMNIGFNVVYEDNNILIVNKEQGIPVHPDSDQKDNTLIDNIKSYLELKGDYSPQNKNSFTPSLCHRLDRNTGGLVIIAKNEESLKTIFDKIKNKEIKKYYQCLVQGRVEKKSATLKAYLEKDARKSRVFVSDVRSKNAVEIITKYRVLSYEPGYTKLEVELVTGRTHQIRAHLAYIGHPIVGDGKYGTNQFNRSMGIKSQALWAYKLLFDFVDKSCLDYLKGRVFEVNPGFSLPKV; via the coding sequence ATGCGTTCGATCACTGTAAGCGGCAAATACATAAATAAAAAACTGGAATATGTAATAAGAAACGAGTTTCCAAACATGCCTGCAAGTGCAATGTTTAAGGCGTTCAGAAAAAAAGATATACGGGTAAACGGAGTCAGGGTAAAAGAAGATTACCTGGTTAACCCGGGTTATAAAATAGATATCTACATACCGGATAATATTCTAGACGGAAAGCCTGTTTCCAAGGACACTTCAATGAACATAGGTTTTAACGTTGTTTATGAAGACAATAATATTTTGATAGTAAATAAAGAACAGGGTATCCCGGTACATCCTGACAGCGATCAGAAAGACAATACACTTATTGATAATATCAAATCATACTTAGAGCTAAAGGGGGACTATTCCCCCCAGAATAAAAACTCATTTACACCATCCCTTTGTCACCGCCTCGACAGGAATACAGGCGGCCTTGTTATTATTGCCAAAAATGAGGAAAGCCTTAAAACAATCTTTGATAAAATAAAAAATAAAGAGATTAAAAAATATTATCAGTGCCTTGTTCAGGGCCGTGTAGAAAAGAAATCCGCAACCTTGAAAGCATACCTTGAAAAGGATGCTAGAAAGAGCCGCGTCTTTGTAAGTGATGTTAGATCAAAAAATGCAGTTGAGATTATTACAAAGTACAGGGTACTTTCCTATGAACCCGGCTATACAAAGCTCGAAGTTGAACTTGTTACAGGCCGCACGCACCAGATTCGTGCTCATTTGGCTTATATAGGACACCCAATTGTGGGTGACGGCAAATATGGTACCAATCAGTTCAACAGGAGCATGGGAATCAAATCCCAAGCCCTTTGGGCATATAAACTACTCTTTGACTTTGTAGATAAGAGCTGCCTGGATTATTTAAAAGGAAGAGTTTTTGAGGTCAATCCAGGTTTTAGTCTGCCAAAGGTATAA
- a CDS encoding ATP-binding protein: MNKLDILKKMLESNPQDADTLCLLAIEYRDSNDFKNAAATFSEALKYADEKSRSIIAGELSTLTMKILSQDIAPSTEAKANDTTISKPPNSEPSSVDEKSGGFKVIHGKIDLKKTQDTDIHSDTADIDEEDNLIPLKVLEHKRMETMGQLPVDEEKNTVSFSDVGGLDKLKDSIRMKIIKPFQHPGLFDRFRKKIGGGILLFGPPGCGKTFIARATAGECGAKFVPVHITDILDPYLGVSSQNIKQVFSTARARKPCILFFDEIDTIGYNRSKLSGDTMRPIIDQLLIEIEGIDSSTDKLLIIGATNMPWDVDPALRRPGRFDKSVFVPPPDEKARQTIFRLKMLDRPCGPIDYGRLANCTELYSGADIENVVESAAEEVIIEIMSTGVERPISMSDLLNVIERTKPTTIEWLRTIKNYVLYSNQTGFYDDVQDYLVRHKKLI; this comes from the coding sequence ATGAACAAGCTTGACATATTAAAAAAAATGCTTGAAAGCAACCCGCAAGATGCTGATACATTGTGCCTTTTAGCCATAGAATACAGAGATTCCAATGACTTTAAAAATGCCGCTGCTACTTTTTCCGAGGCACTAAAATACGCTGATGAGAAGTCCCGGTCTATAATAGCAGGTGAACTGTCTACCCTTACAATGAAAATATTGTCACAGGACATTGCTCCCTCAACTGAAGCCAAGGCAAATGACACTACCATCTCGAAGCCGCCAAACAGCGAGCCATCATCAGTTGATGAAAAGTCCGGTGGCTTTAAAGTAATCCATGGTAAAATTGATCTCAAAAAAACTCAAGATACCGATATCCATTCTGACACTGCGGATATAGATGAGGAAGATAATCTGATACCTCTCAAAGTTCTTGAGCACAAAAGAATGGAAACAATGGGTCAATTACCTGTTGATGAAGAAAAAAATACAGTAAGTTTTTCAGATGTCGGAGGTCTTGATAAACTCAAGGATTCCATACGTATGAAGATTATCAAACCCTTTCAGCATCCAGGACTATTTGATCGCTTCAGGAAAAAAATCGGCGGCGGAATCCTTCTGTTCGGCCCTCCGGGATGCGGCAAAACCTTTATAGCCAGAGCAACAGCCGGAGAATGCGGGGCCAAATTTGTGCCTGTTCATATAACAGATATCCTGGACCCTTACTTAGGTGTCAGCTCTCAAAATATAAAACAGGTCTTTTCAACAGCCAGAGCAAGAAAGCCCTGCATACTATTTTTTGATGAAATAGATACCATAGGTTATAACAGATCAAAATTGTCCGGCGACACAATGCGGCCGATTATAGATCAACTTCTAATAGAAATTGAGGGAATAGATTCTTCTACCGATAAACTATTGATAATAGGTGCTACCAACATGCCCTGGGACGTAGACCCTGCATTAAGGCGTCCGGGAAGGTTTGATAAATCAGTGTTTGTTCCCCCACCAGATGAAAAAGCCCGCCAGACCATATTCAGATTAAAAATGCTGGATAGGCCCTGTGGACCGATAGATTATGGAAGATTAGCCAACTGCACCGAGCTTTATTCGGGTGCTGACATTGAAAATGTAGTGGAATCCGCAGCAGAAGAGGTCATAATTGAAATAATGAGTACTGGCGTGGAACGCCCCATAAGCATGTCAGACCTTTTGAATGTCATAGAAAGAACAAAGCCTACGACTATAGAATGGTTAAGGACTATAAAGAATTATGTCCTTTATTCCAATCAAACAGGATTTTATGATGATGTTCAGGACTACCTTGTCCGACACAAGAAGTTAATATAA
- a CDS encoding CAP domain-containing protein encodes MKRKIVFLVVFTIICSCIMGYSGANAQTGSYGTIQNVNITNATVTAEYLNVRQGPSTSHQIVCVLKKGQTVKIFGKYGDWYAVYEPVKGCVGMANKSFLKVAGNGTLTPATPKWTKAPVSTPKPSAVAPTPKPSVVIPSPKPSIAPTPVITGPSPTGTTSEEEALLSLINKARSDAGLGPLKFDMQLVKVARLKAQDMVDKNYFSHDSPTYGSPFDMMRQFGVSFKYAGENIAGNSTIEGAFKAWMNSPGHKANILKADFNYNGIGIVSSPTYGKVLVQMFIGR; translated from the coding sequence ATGAAGAGAAAGATAGTTTTTCTGGTGGTATTTACTATAATCTGTTCCTGTATAATGGGCTACTCAGGTGCAAATGCACAGACAGGCAGCTATGGAACAATACAAAATGTTAATATCACTAATGCTACTGTCACGGCTGAATACTTGAATGTTCGCCAAGGACCTTCAACTAGTCATCAGATAGTATGTGTACTTAAAAAAGGCCAGACTGTGAAGATTTTTGGTAAATACGGGGATTGGTACGCGGTTTATGAGCCTGTAAAAGGCTGTGTTGGAATGGCCAATAAGAGCTTTCTTAAGGTTGCTGGGAATGGAACTTTGACACCTGCGACTCCTAAATGGACAAAAGCTCCTGTTAGTACACCAAAACCATCGGCTGTGGCTCCAACACCAAAACCGTCGGTTGTAATTCCATCGCCAAAGCCATCAATTGCTCCTACTCCTGTCATAACAGGTCCTTCACCAACAGGTACAACTTCGGAGGAAGAAGCATTGTTAAGCCTTATTAACAAGGCGAGATCTGATGCAGGTCTTGGACCTCTGAAGTTTGATATGCAGTTGGTTAAGGTAGCAAGGCTTAAGGCTCAGGATATGGTTGATAAGAATTATTTCTCACATGATTCTCCAACCTATGGATCACCATTTGATATGATGAGACAGTTTGGAGTCAGCTTCAAATATGCAGGTGAAAACATAGCAGGGAATTCAACAATAGAAGGTGCTTTTAAGGCTTGGATGAATTCTCCGGGGCATAAGGCCAACATATTGAAGGCTGACTTTAACTATAACGGTATAGGTATAGTAAGCAGTCCCACATATGGAAAAGTATTGGTTCAGATGTTTATAGGAAGATAA
- the proS gene encoding proline--tRNA ligase translates to MAQEKKLVEAITSMDEDFAQWYTDIIKKADLVDYASVRGCMIIRPYGYAIWENIQKELDRRFKETGHENVYMPMFIPESLLLKEKEHVEGFAPEVAWVTHGGDEKLTERLCVRPTSETLFCEHYSNVIQSYRDLPKLYNQWCSVVRWEKTTRPFLRTLEFLWQEGHTAHATAEEAQEETIKMLNVYADFCEKVLAIPVVKGKKTDKEKFAGAKATYTIESLMHDGKALQSGTSHNFGNGFAQAFGIQYTDKNNQLQYVHQTSWGVTTRLIGAIIMVHGDDNGLVLPPRIAPTQLAILPISMHKEGVLEKARELKDRLSKKFRVILDDSDKMPGWKFSEYEMKGVPVRLEIGPKDIEKNQVVLVRRDTREKIFVHMDELESKLQELLDSLQQALFDKARELRDKKTYIATNLDEFIKTAQETPGFIKAMWCEDRACEDLIKEKTSATARCVPFEQEAVSDKCVCCGKPAKHMLYWGKAY, encoded by the coding sequence ATGGCACAGGAAAAAAAGCTGGTTGAAGCCATAACATCTATGGATGAGGATTTTGCCCAATGGTATACTGATATAATTAAAAAGGCTGACTTGGTTGATTATGCAAGCGTCAGGGGCTGCATGATAATCAGGCCTTATGGTTATGCAATTTGGGAGAATATACAAAAAGAGCTGGATAGAAGATTTAAAGAGACGGGACATGAGAATGTGTACATGCCAATGTTTATTCCTGAAAGTCTCTTACTTAAGGAAAAAGAGCATGTAGAAGGCTTTGCACCTGAGGTTGCATGGGTTACCCATGGAGGGGACGAAAAGCTCACTGAAAGGTTGTGTGTGCGTCCCACTTCAGAAACATTGTTTTGTGAACACTATTCGAATGTAATCCAATCATATAGAGATTTACCCAAATTATACAACCAGTGGTGCTCGGTAGTTCGCTGGGAAAAGACTACCCGTCCTTTCTTAAGAACCCTTGAATTCCTGTGGCAGGAAGGACACACTGCACATGCTACTGCTGAAGAAGCACAGGAAGAAACAATAAAAATGCTGAATGTGTATGCAGATTTTTGCGAAAAGGTGCTTGCTATTCCTGTTGTAAAGGGAAAGAAGACCGATAAGGAGAAATTTGCAGGGGCAAAGGCTACATATACAATTGAAAGTCTTATGCACGACGGAAAAGCGTTGCAATCAGGTACATCACACAACTTCGGCAATGGATTTGCCCAAGCCTTCGGAATACAGTATACCGATAAAAACAATCAGCTTCAATATGTGCATCAAACCTCATGGGGGGTTACAACACGCCTTATCGGAGCGATTATAATGGTACATGGAGACGACAACGGACTTGTTCTCCCTCCGAGGATAGCACCTACTCAGCTGGCTATTCTGCCTATATCAATGCACAAGGAAGGTGTTCTTGAGAAGGCCAGAGAGTTGAAAGACAGGCTGTCTAAAAAGTTCAGGGTTATTTTGGATGACAGTGATAAAATGCCCGGATGGAAGTTTAGTGAGTATGAAATGAAGGGTGTTCCTGTAAGGCTTGAAATAGGACCTAAGGATATCGAAAAAAATCAGGTAGTGCTTGTCAGAAGGGATACAAGGGAAAAGATATTTGTCCATATGGATGAGCTTGAGTCAAAGCTTCAGGAACTGCTTGACTCCTTGCAGCAGGCTTTGTTTGATAAAGCAAGGGAACTGAGAGATAAAAAGACATACATCGCAACAAACCTGGATGAGTTTATAAAAACAGCACAGGAAACACCAGGCTTTATTAAGGCTATGTGGTGCGAGGACAGGGCTTGTGAGGATCTCATAAAGGAAAAAACTTCCGCAACTGCACGCTGTGTACCTTTCGAGCAGGAAGCGGTTTCAGACAAATGCGTATGCTGCGGCAAACCCGCAAAGCACATGCTATACTGGGGGAAGGCGTACTAA
- the ispF gene encoding 2-C-methyl-D-erythritol 2,4-cyclodiphosphate synthase, producing MRVAIGQDSHRFDFNDNEKKLVLGGVTFEGEPPLQGNSDADVILHSVTNAISGITCVNILGKISDDLCLKDGITDSRVYLEEALKYLNNHKIVHLSISIECQRPKITPKISQIRNSLSKLLNIPEDSIGITATTGEGLTQFGQGLGIQVFSCITTT from the coding sequence ATGAGAGTTGCCATAGGTCAGGACAGTCACAGATTTGATTTTAACGATAATGAGAAAAAGCTTGTATTGGGGGGTGTCACATTTGAAGGCGAGCCTCCTCTACAAGGTAACAGTGATGCGGATGTAATACTGCATTCGGTGACAAATGCCATATCAGGTATAACGTGTGTAAACATTCTGGGAAAAATAAGCGATGATCTCTGCCTCAAAGATGGAATAACCGACAGCAGAGTCTATCTGGAAGAGGCACTAAAGTATCTTAATAATCATAAAATTGTTCATCTATCTATCTCAATAGAATGCCAAAGGCCAAAGATAACCCCTAAAATATCCCAGATAAGAAACAGTCTTTCTAAGCTATTAAATATCCCCGAGGACAGCATAGGCATAACAGCTACTACCGGAGAGGGGTTGACTCAATTTGGCCAAGGCTTGGGAATTCAAGTATTTTCATGTATAACGACTACTTAA
- a CDS encoding ABC transporter permease translates to MLKHIWTVFKKEVKDLARDKRTLLISLIVPMVIIPLLNSFVGGGMEKLQKDINENVSIALSDDSRTDEIKELVKNRLFAKNNNIKVVDEEKPIEALKQDKVRLVISIDKEFKSRIAEGKPFQIDISYDKSKTKSEGSIWIVRQAIEEFNKSILNERIAGLGKSPEFLEPTRIEEKNVADEAKTSTSMLATFLPIIIVILMTVGGVPAATDLVAGEKERNTLEPLLTTKPKRVAILLGKYFTVTLFSFVTVIASIFGLIIGYILNPNSLNMGSGQNISGFFVPIPALILAILLAMALGMTFAGIQIALSTYARSFKEAQVYLSFLMIAAMVPSYANFFTQPADIPFYYYFIPVINTVSAFKVVLGGTINYLNLLIAFISSAVHVVIALAIAVSMFGKEKVLFRS, encoded by the coding sequence ATGTTAAAGCATATATGGACAGTATTCAAAAAAGAAGTTAAGGATCTTGCAAGAGATAAAAGAACGCTTTTGATTAGTCTGATTGTTCCCATGGTAATTATCCCTCTATTAAACAGCTTTGTGGGAGGGGGTATGGAAAAGCTTCAAAAGGATATAAATGAGAATGTTTCAATAGCCTTATCCGATGACTCGAGAACGGACGAAATAAAAGAACTGGTTAAAAACAGGCTGTTTGCTAAAAACAATAACATAAAGGTTGTGGATGAAGAAAAACCTATAGAAGCATTGAAGCAGGATAAGGTAAGGCTTGTTATAAGCATCGACAAAGAATTTAAAAGCAGAATTGCGGAAGGTAAGCCCTTTCAAATTGATATTTCATATGATAAATCCAAAACAAAATCAGAAGGAAGTATATGGATAGTCAGGCAAGCAATAGAGGAGTTTAATAAAAGCATTCTTAATGAGAGAATTGCCGGCCTGGGAAAAAGTCCTGAGTTTCTAGAGCCCACAAGGATAGAAGAGAAAAACGTAGCTGACGAAGCTAAAACAAGTACCAGCATGCTGGCCACATTTTTACCTATTATAATAGTTATACTGATGACAGTGGGAGGAGTACCGGCAGCTACCGATCTTGTGGCTGGAGAAAAGGAGAGAAATACTTTGGAGCCGCTGCTTACTACAAAGCCTAAACGAGTAGCTATACTTCTCGGCAAGTATTTTACTGTGACCCTCTTTTCGTTTGTTACTGTTATAGCATCCATATTCGGACTTATAATAGGGTATATATTAAATCCAAACTCCCTCAATATGGGATCGGGCCAGAATATATCAGGATTTTTCGTTCCTATACCGGCACTTATCCTGGCTATATTGCTAGCAATGGCATTAGGTATGACTTTTGCCGGAATTCAGATTGCTCTAAGCACATATGCCAGGTCCTTCAAGGAAGCACAGGTATACCTGTCATTTCTCATGATTGCAGCTATGGTTCCTTCGTACGCTAACTTTTTTACCCAGCCGGCAGATATACCTTTTTACTATTATTTTATTCCGGTAATCAACACCGTTTCTGCTTTTAAGGTGGTTTTAGGCGGCACAATAAATTATTTGAATCTTCTTATAGCTTTCATATCTTCAGCAGTACATGTAGTGATAGCACTTGCAATTGCCGTATCCATGTTTGGTAAGGAGAAGGTTCTCTTTAGAAGTTAA
- a CDS encoding ABC transporter ATP-binding protein, with translation MVSVQGLAKSFGVNKAVENISFEIRKGEVFGLLGENGAGKTTTLRMLATMLKPTSGTAVINGKDINEDPQAVRFQIGILFGGEMGLYDRLTVYENIAYFAELNDMDKSKIKTRIGEIAKIFGMEEFMNKRAGKLSKGMKQKAAFGRAIVHDPQIMFFDEPTSGLDVSAARNVHDFIMDCKKGGKTVLFSSHTMSEVEKLCDRIGIIHKGRIIDTGTVEELKTRYNNSSLEEIFIHLVKGGKQ, from the coding sequence ATGGTTAGTGTTCAAGGACTAGCAAAAAGTTTTGGCGTTAACAAGGCAGTAGAAAATATCAGCTTTGAAATAAGAAAGGGAGAAGTCTTCGGCCTTCTTGGGGAAAACGGTGCAGGCAAGACTACCACCCTTAGAATGCTTGCTACAATGCTGAAGCCTACATCGGGAACAGCTGTGATTAATGGCAAAGATATAAATGAAGACCCTCAGGCTGTACGCTTCCAGATAGGTATTCTATTCGGCGGAGAGATGGGCTTATATGACAGGCTTACGGTATATGAAAACATAGCATATTTTGCAGAGCTTAACGATATGGACAAAAGTAAAATAAAAACAAGGATAGGGGAGATTGCAAAAATCTTTGGAATGGAAGAATTTATGAATAAGCGAGCAGGCAAGCTTTCAAAGGGAATGAAGCAGAAGGCTGCATTCGGAAGGGCTATTGTTCATGATCCCCAGATCATGTTTTTTGATGAGCCTACATCAGGTCTGGATGTGAGTGCTGCTAGAAACGTTCATGATTTCATAATGGATTGCAAAAAGGGTGGCAAAACCGTACTTTTTTCCAGTCATACCATGAGTGAAGTGGAAAAGCTCTGCGACAGGATAGGTATAATACATAAAGGAAGAATCATTGATACAGGCACTGTTGAGGAGCTAAAAACAAGATACAACAACAGCAGCCTTGAGGAAATATTTATTCATCTGGTGAAAGGGGGCAAACAATAA
- the ispD gene encoding 2-C-methyl-D-erythritol 4-phosphate cytidylyltransferase — protein sequence MQRSNSFVSAIIVAAGSGTRMNMEKNKMYIDVGAKPLLARTIQVFQESSLIDEIILVTGSGDIVFCKQHIIDWYDLNKVKKIVAGGKERQNSVYNGLCEVCERTDVVLIHDGARPFINDEIIKNSIDAAVLYGAAGVAVPVKDTIKVSDEEAYIKDTPDRKYLWAIQTPQSFKYDIVLNAHRRAVEDGYIGTDDAVLVERMGHRMKLIMGSYYNIKITTMEDIAFANAIVENMDKGL from the coding sequence ATGCAAAGAAGCAATAGCTTTGTAAGTGCTATAATTGTAGCCGCGGGAAGCGGGACACGAATGAACATGGAAAAAAACAAAATGTACATAGATGTGGGAGCTAAACCGCTTCTTGCAAGAACCATACAGGTTTTTCAGGAAAGCAGTCTTATTGATGAAATAATATTGGTTACAGGTTCAGGTGATATTGTCTTTTGCAAGCAGCATATTATTGACTGGTACGATTTAAATAAGGTAAAAAAAATAGTAGCAGGAGGTAAGGAAAGACAAAATTCCGTATATAATGGTCTTTGTGAAGTTTGTGAAAGAACTGATGTAGTTCTTATACATGATGGTGCAAGACCTTTTATAAACGATGAAATAATAAAAAACAGTATTGATGCTGCAGTTTTATACGGAGCAGCAGGTGTGGCGGTGCCGGTTAAGGATACAATAAAGGTTTCAGATGAAGAGGCTTATATAAAGGATACCCCTGACAGAAAGTATCTGTGGGCTATTCAGACCCCCCAGTCCTTTAAGTATGATATTGTTTTAAATGCTCACAGAAGGGCTGTAGAAGACGGTTATATCGGGACGGATGATGCAGTTTTGGTGGAGAGGATGGGGCATAGGATGAAGCTCATAATGGGAAGCTACTATAATATAAAGATAACAACGATGGAGGATATTGCTTTTGCAAATGCTATAGTTGAAAACATGGATAAGGGACTTTAA